One Denticeps clupeoides chromosome 10, fDenClu1.1, whole genome shotgun sequence genomic window carries:
- the magixb gene encoding membrane-associated guanylate kinase, WW and PDZ domain-containing protein 3 isoform X4, whose protein sequence is MYIDAFKRVLSERLNCLKRMCVCQRQCSALAMSKAAVKKLHWRSKVQDSFIPLVGASGDLGVAIGGGADYGEFPFITATPGGGTTVGDIILEIGGTPVLGMTLGDVRGVLNSCPHPIRIKTVSPGSTLCKDLRLYLSKCFTPGSMDCQLQQVIRENLYLRAVPCTTRRPRDGEIAGVDYNFVSIEEFFSLEESGALLESGKFKGNYYGTPRPVHISPDSPPITYQEHRNLLRNFRTRSKSLSNLEKAVEDGENSEEDSGLPAGISRVPMPTHSPGRSQGSIRGSAAGGLDNGVVRSSPRRAASSEAWEMVYDDSGDTYYTDRDSKTSSWLEPRPHSRASAIMEGDLFTKKPGELRGYSVHSRLSKGPRGFGFNIVGGSRPREFLQVYSITPGGPSALKTADILVYINDLCVLGVSHREVVEMLKAVPVGHSVDVVVRRGYPMLYNQDGVLKQPQPDLPMAPPPLPTTTQPQSLLPQPQSHLSLNGIAAHSEEPYFAMQGRRAGRLSLDASGDAPQVFMHHVPPSHPSYANGGGMGRPRSSRRLFHLQGVQDNLASQSDSEVVSAIGSHRASLIRNHNNNSLSAPPPLRHSSAKSSESDLSSYAPTLPVSRLHLPQPEIGLQTPPAPPSSSSITSSPGRRYSSSSGSYHQVRPQPSLLTPPLPAHGQDPSPCRFSFNGRTTSMSSGGGSPVASSPSPGALSGGSGGGLRGRGELVPVALPQQLEAGGGLGFSVTAGGQGGRRTLVKRVWDRRQCPGLQPGDAIVKINGADVQTLSLVQVQRILQEHTQRGEVILLVYRGASPHAPISPASIHRLRPPSSPQLIREDLTPPPDAVVPRTSMTPPPPSLVRTSLVQSTSFLDSVPVTLTMEPRDWQSADEARPSTLSPRVRDVKERERQRQSPLRGFQVELKRKSGEGFGFVIASQDVENGHATSLLPHRFVTVRRGSPAARSGQIRPGDRLEAVDGRSVVRLPHGELAQILRRAGNTLRLTIVPRSSAHASETTDYEPNHRTRKGHRSRPKQDSRYYSVDLERGSTGFGFSLRGGSEYNMGLYVLGLMEGGPASRSHKIQVSDQLVEINGNSTAGMTHSQAVEQIRAAGHTIHLVLKKGNGYVPDYVELSSLSLCMTNSKLGEPCFYVIGRTENTRLVVVPAVISEQPPPLPRPTPRSRVWLQ, encoded by the exons TGCCCTTGCAATGTCTAAGGCCGCAGTGAAGAAGCTGCATTGGCGTTCCAAGGTGCAGGATAGCTTCATCCCCTTGGTTGGGGCTTCTGGGGATTTGGGTGTGGCCATAGGGGGCGGGGCCGACTATGGGGAGTTCCCGTTCATCACGGCTACTCCTGGTGGAGGAACGACGGTTGGTGACATCATCCTGGAGATTGGTGGCACCCCAGTGCTGGGTATGACGCTGGGGGACGTTCGAGGTGTTCTCAACTCCTGCCCTCACCCCATCCGAATCAAGACAGTTTCTCCAG GCTCTACACTATGTAAGGACCTGAGGCTTTATCTCAGTAAGTGCTTCACCCCGGGTTCTATGGACTGTCAGCTGCAGCAGGTCATCAGGGAGAACCTCTACCTGCGTGCCGTGCCCT GTACCACCAGACGGCCACGAGACGGGGAGATTGCAGGGGTCGACTACAACTTTGTGTCCATCGAGGAGTTCTTCTCACTAGAGGAGTCTGGGGCTCTGCTGGAGAGTGGCAAGTTCAAAG GCAATTACTACGGCACCCCACGTCCAGTGCACATCAGTCCCGACAGCCCTCCCATCACCTATCAGGAGCACCGCAACCTGCTGAGGAACTTCCGCACTCGCAGCAAGAGCCTGAGCAACCTGGAGAAGGCGGTGGAGGATGGAGAGAACAGTGAGGAGGACTCCGGCCTACCAG CGGGAATAAGCCGAGTGCCCATGCCCACCCACTCCCCCGGTCGGTCTCAGGGCTCTATCAGGGGGAGTGCCGCTGGTGGTTTGGATAACGGGGTTGTTCGGAGCAGCCCGAGGAGAGCGGCTTCTTCAGAGGCCTGGGAGATGGTCTACGACGACTCAGGGGACACGTATTACACAGA TCGCGACTCCAAGACAAGCAGCTGGCTTGAGCCTCGGCCTCATAGCAGAGCAAGTGCAATCATGGAAGGAGACT TGTTCACCAAGAAGCCTGGTGAGTTGAGGGGGTACTCTGTCCACTCCCGCCTGTCCAAGGGTCCCAGGGGCTTCGGCTTCAACATCGTGGGGGGTAGCAGGCCCCGGGAGTTCCTGCAGGTGTACAGCATAACGCCCGGCGGACCATCCGCTCTTAAAACAG CGGATATCCTGGTCTACATCAACGACTTGTGCGTGTTGGGCGTGTCCCACCGAGAAGTGGTAGAGATGCTGAAGGCGGTGCCGGTGGGCCACAGTGTGGACGTTGTAGTACGGCGGGGCTACCCAATGCTCTACAATCAAGATGGCGTCCTAAAGCAGCCCCAGCCGGATCTGCCGATGGCCCCTCCCCCTCTACCCACCACTACCCAGCCCCAGTCTCTCCTGCCCCAACCACAGTCGCACCTCAGCCTGAACGGGATTGCGGCACACAGCGAGGAGCCCTACTTCGCAATGCAAGGTCGACGGGCGGGCCGATTGAGCCTAGACGCCAGTGGTGATGCACCCCAAGTGTTTATGCACCACGTCCCGCCCTCGCACCCTTCCTACGCCAACGGGGGAGGCATGGGCCGTCCACGCTCCTCCAGACGCCTCTTTCATCTCCAGGGGGTCCAGGATAATCTGGCCAGTCAGAGTGACAGTGAGGTGGTCTCTGCCATAGGGTCCCATAg AGCCTCTCTTATCCGCAACCATAACAACAACTCCCTCTCTGCACCTCCACCTCTGCGCCACAGCTCAGCTAAGTCGTCTGAGAGCGACCTCTCCTCCTACGCCCCCACCCTGCCCGTCTCACGCCTGCACCTCCCTCAGCCCGAGATTGGCCTGCAAACGCCACCCGCTCCCCCGTCGtcctcctccatcacctcctcACCCGGCCGGCggtacagcagcagcagtggcagctaCCATCAGGTGAGGCCTCAGCCCTCCTTGTTGACTCCGCCCCTGCCCGCCCACGGGCAGGACCCGTCCCCCTGCCGCTTCAGCTTCAACGGCAGGACGACCAGCATGAGCAGCGGGGGCGGCAGCCCGGTCGCCAGCAGCCCGTCCCCGGGCGCCCTCAGCGGGGGCAGCGGTGGGGGTCTCAGGGGCAGAGGGGAGCTCGTGCCAGTCGCCCTGCCCCAGCAGCTTGAGGCCGGAGGTGGGCTGGGCTTCAGCGTGACGGCCGGGGGACAGGGGGGCAGGAGGACGCTCGTGAAGAGGGTGTGGGACCGCCGCCAGTGCCCAGGCCTGCAGCCCGGCGACGCCATTGTTAAGATCAACGGGGCTGACGTGCAGACCCTCAGCCTCgtccag GTGCAGAGGATCTTGCAGGAACATACTCAGAGAGGTGAAGTGATCCTGCTGGTTTACAGAGGGG CCTCCCCTCATGCCCCAATTTCACCTGCCTCAATACACCGACTCCGCCCTCCGTCGTCCCCCCAACTCATACGTGAAGACCTCACCCCACCCCCAGACGCCGTGGTTCCTCGCACCTCCatgaccccgccccctccatCACTTGTGCGTACTTCACTGGTCCAGAGCACCAGCTTCTTGGACTCGGTGCCCGTTACTCTCACCATGGAGCCACGGGACTGGCAGAGTGCCGATGAGGCCAGACCCTCCACCCTCAGCCCACGGGTCAGGGatgtgaaggagagagagaggcagaggcAGTCACCGCTACGGGGCTTCCAGGTGGAGCTAAAGAGGAAATCTGGAGAGGGGTTCGGCTTCGTCATTGCCTCGCAGGATGTGGAGAACGGCCATG CCACCTCTCTGCTGCCTCATCGGTTCGTGACGGTGCGCAGGGGCAGCCCGGCTGCACGGAGTGGCCAGATCCGGCCGGGCGACCGCCTCGAGGCGGTGGACGGGCGCTCCGTGGTTCGCCTGCCCCATGGAGAGCTCGCCCAGATCCTGCGGCGGGCCGGCAACACGCTGCGCCTCACCATCGTGCCACGCTCCAGCGCAC ACGCTTCAGAGACCACTGACTATGAGCCCAATCACAGAACCAGGAAAGGTCACAGGTCACGACCCAAG caggaCTCCCGGTACTACAGCGTGGATCTGGAACGAGGCTCCACTGGCTTCGGCTTCAGCCTGCGGGGGGGCAGCGAGTACAACATGGGTCTGTATGTGCTGGGCCTGATGGAGGGGGGGCCAGCATCCCGGAGTCACAAGATTCAG GTGAGTGACCAGCTGGTGGAGATCAATGGTAACAGCACTGCAGGAATGACCCACAGTCAGGCGGTGGAGCAGATCCGTGCAGCTGGTCACACCATCCACCTAGTCCTCAAGAAGGGCAATGGCTACGTTCCGGACTATG TGGAGCTGTCCAGCTTATCTCTCTGTATGACCAACTCCAAGCTAGGCGAGCCTTGCTTCTATGTCATCGGTCGGACCGAGAATACGCGGTTGGTAGTTGTTCCT GCCGTAATCTCAGAGCAGCCTCCCCCTCTTCCTCGCCCAACTCCTCGGAGTCGCGTGTGGCTTCAGTAG
- the magixb gene encoding membrane-associated guanylate kinase, WW and PDZ domain-containing protein 3 isoform X5: MYIDAFKRVLSERLNCLKRMCVCQRQCSALAMSKAAVKKLHWRSKVQDSFIPLVGASGDLGVAIGGGADYGEFPFITATPGGGTTVGDIILEIGGTPVLGMTLGDVRGVLNSCPHPIRIKTVSPGSTLCKDLRLYLSKCFTPGSMDCQLQQVIRENLYLRAVPCTTRRPRDGEIAGVDYNFVSIEEFFSLEESGALLESGKFKGNYYGTPRPVHISPDSPPITYQEHRNLLRNFRTRSKSLSNLEKAVEDGENSEEDSGLPAGISRVPMPTHSPGRSQGSIRGSAAGGLDNGVVRSSPRRAASSEAWEMVYDDSGDTYYTDRDSKTSSWLEPRPHSRASAIMEGDLFTKKPGELRGYSVHSRLSKGPRGFGFNIVGGSRPREFLQVYSITPGGPSALKTADILVYINDLCVLGVSHREVVEMLKAVPVGHSVDVVVRRGYPMLYNQDGVLKQPQPDLPMAPPPLPTTTQPQSLLPQPQSHLSLNGIAAHSEEPYFAMQGRRAGRLSLDASGDAPQVFMHHVPPSHPSYANGGGMGRPRSSRRLFHLQGVQDNLASQSDSEVVSAIGSHRASLIRNHNNNSLSAPPPLRHSSAKSSESDLSSYAPTLPVSRLHLPQPEIGLQTPPAPPSSSSITSSPGRRYSSSSGSYHQVRPQPSLLTPPLPAHGQDPSPCRFSFNGRTTSMSSGGGSPVASSPSPGALSGGSGGGLRGRGELVPVALPQQLEAGGGLGFSVTAGGQGGRRTLVKRVWDRRQCPGLQPGDAIVKINGADVQTLSLVQVQRILQEHTQRGEVILLVYRGASPHAPISPASIHRLRPPSSPQLIREDLTPPPDAVVPRTSMTPPPPSLVRTSLVQSTSFLDSVPVTLTMEPRDWQSADEARPSTLSPRVRDVKERERQRQSPLRGFQVELKRKSGEGFGFVIASQDVENGHATSLLPHRFVTVRRGSPAARSGQIRPGDRLEAVDGRSVVRLPHGELAQILRRAGNTLRLTIVPRSSAHASETTDYEPNHRTRKGHRSRPKQDSRYYSVDLERGSTGFGFSLRGGSEYNMGLYVLGLMEGGPASRSHKIQVSDQLVEINGNSTAGMTHSQAVEQIRAAGHTIHLVLKKGNGYVPDYVELSSLSLCMTNSKLGEPCFYVIGRTENTRP, encoded by the exons TGCCCTTGCAATGTCTAAGGCCGCAGTGAAGAAGCTGCATTGGCGTTCCAAGGTGCAGGATAGCTTCATCCCCTTGGTTGGGGCTTCTGGGGATTTGGGTGTGGCCATAGGGGGCGGGGCCGACTATGGGGAGTTCCCGTTCATCACGGCTACTCCTGGTGGAGGAACGACGGTTGGTGACATCATCCTGGAGATTGGTGGCACCCCAGTGCTGGGTATGACGCTGGGGGACGTTCGAGGTGTTCTCAACTCCTGCCCTCACCCCATCCGAATCAAGACAGTTTCTCCAG GCTCTACACTATGTAAGGACCTGAGGCTTTATCTCAGTAAGTGCTTCACCCCGGGTTCTATGGACTGTCAGCTGCAGCAGGTCATCAGGGAGAACCTCTACCTGCGTGCCGTGCCCT GTACCACCAGACGGCCACGAGACGGGGAGATTGCAGGGGTCGACTACAACTTTGTGTCCATCGAGGAGTTCTTCTCACTAGAGGAGTCTGGGGCTCTGCTGGAGAGTGGCAAGTTCAAAG GCAATTACTACGGCACCCCACGTCCAGTGCACATCAGTCCCGACAGCCCTCCCATCACCTATCAGGAGCACCGCAACCTGCTGAGGAACTTCCGCACTCGCAGCAAGAGCCTGAGCAACCTGGAGAAGGCGGTGGAGGATGGAGAGAACAGTGAGGAGGACTCCGGCCTACCAG CGGGAATAAGCCGAGTGCCCATGCCCACCCACTCCCCCGGTCGGTCTCAGGGCTCTATCAGGGGGAGTGCCGCTGGTGGTTTGGATAACGGGGTTGTTCGGAGCAGCCCGAGGAGAGCGGCTTCTTCAGAGGCCTGGGAGATGGTCTACGACGACTCAGGGGACACGTATTACACAGA TCGCGACTCCAAGACAAGCAGCTGGCTTGAGCCTCGGCCTCATAGCAGAGCAAGTGCAATCATGGAAGGAGACT TGTTCACCAAGAAGCCTGGTGAGTTGAGGGGGTACTCTGTCCACTCCCGCCTGTCCAAGGGTCCCAGGGGCTTCGGCTTCAACATCGTGGGGGGTAGCAGGCCCCGGGAGTTCCTGCAGGTGTACAGCATAACGCCCGGCGGACCATCCGCTCTTAAAACAG CGGATATCCTGGTCTACATCAACGACTTGTGCGTGTTGGGCGTGTCCCACCGAGAAGTGGTAGAGATGCTGAAGGCGGTGCCGGTGGGCCACAGTGTGGACGTTGTAGTACGGCGGGGCTACCCAATGCTCTACAATCAAGATGGCGTCCTAAAGCAGCCCCAGCCGGATCTGCCGATGGCCCCTCCCCCTCTACCCACCACTACCCAGCCCCAGTCTCTCCTGCCCCAACCACAGTCGCACCTCAGCCTGAACGGGATTGCGGCACACAGCGAGGAGCCCTACTTCGCAATGCAAGGTCGACGGGCGGGCCGATTGAGCCTAGACGCCAGTGGTGATGCACCCCAAGTGTTTATGCACCACGTCCCGCCCTCGCACCCTTCCTACGCCAACGGGGGAGGCATGGGCCGTCCACGCTCCTCCAGACGCCTCTTTCATCTCCAGGGGGTCCAGGATAATCTGGCCAGTCAGAGTGACAGTGAGGTGGTCTCTGCCATAGGGTCCCATAg AGCCTCTCTTATCCGCAACCATAACAACAACTCCCTCTCTGCACCTCCACCTCTGCGCCACAGCTCAGCTAAGTCGTCTGAGAGCGACCTCTCCTCCTACGCCCCCACCCTGCCCGTCTCACGCCTGCACCTCCCTCAGCCCGAGATTGGCCTGCAAACGCCACCCGCTCCCCCGTCGtcctcctccatcacctcctcACCCGGCCGGCggtacagcagcagcagtggcagctaCCATCAGGTGAGGCCTCAGCCCTCCTTGTTGACTCCGCCCCTGCCCGCCCACGGGCAGGACCCGTCCCCCTGCCGCTTCAGCTTCAACGGCAGGACGACCAGCATGAGCAGCGGGGGCGGCAGCCCGGTCGCCAGCAGCCCGTCCCCGGGCGCCCTCAGCGGGGGCAGCGGTGGGGGTCTCAGGGGCAGAGGGGAGCTCGTGCCAGTCGCCCTGCCCCAGCAGCTTGAGGCCGGAGGTGGGCTGGGCTTCAGCGTGACGGCCGGGGGACAGGGGGGCAGGAGGACGCTCGTGAAGAGGGTGTGGGACCGCCGCCAGTGCCCAGGCCTGCAGCCCGGCGACGCCATTGTTAAGATCAACGGGGCTGACGTGCAGACCCTCAGCCTCgtccag GTGCAGAGGATCTTGCAGGAACATACTCAGAGAGGTGAAGTGATCCTGCTGGTTTACAGAGGGG CCTCCCCTCATGCCCCAATTTCACCTGCCTCAATACACCGACTCCGCCCTCCGTCGTCCCCCCAACTCATACGTGAAGACCTCACCCCACCCCCAGACGCCGTGGTTCCTCGCACCTCCatgaccccgccccctccatCACTTGTGCGTACTTCACTGGTCCAGAGCACCAGCTTCTTGGACTCGGTGCCCGTTACTCTCACCATGGAGCCACGGGACTGGCAGAGTGCCGATGAGGCCAGACCCTCCACCCTCAGCCCACGGGTCAGGGatgtgaaggagagagagaggcagaggcAGTCACCGCTACGGGGCTTCCAGGTGGAGCTAAAGAGGAAATCTGGAGAGGGGTTCGGCTTCGTCATTGCCTCGCAGGATGTGGAGAACGGCCATG CCACCTCTCTGCTGCCTCATCGGTTCGTGACGGTGCGCAGGGGCAGCCCGGCTGCACGGAGTGGCCAGATCCGGCCGGGCGACCGCCTCGAGGCGGTGGACGGGCGCTCCGTGGTTCGCCTGCCCCATGGAGAGCTCGCCCAGATCCTGCGGCGGGCCGGCAACACGCTGCGCCTCACCATCGTGCCACGCTCCAGCGCAC ACGCTTCAGAGACCACTGACTATGAGCCCAATCACAGAACCAGGAAAGGTCACAGGTCACGACCCAAG caggaCTCCCGGTACTACAGCGTGGATCTGGAACGAGGCTCCACTGGCTTCGGCTTCAGCCTGCGGGGGGGCAGCGAGTACAACATGGGTCTGTATGTGCTGGGCCTGATGGAGGGGGGGCCAGCATCCCGGAGTCACAAGATTCAG GTGAGTGACCAGCTGGTGGAGATCAATGGTAACAGCACTGCAGGAATGACCCACAGTCAGGCGGTGGAGCAGATCCGTGCAGCTGGTCACACCATCCACCTAGTCCTCAAGAAGGGCAATGGCTACGTTCCGGACTATG TGGAGCTGTCCAGCTTATCTCTCTGTATGACCAACTCCAAGCTAGGCGAGCCTTGCTTCTATGTCATCGGTCGGACCGAGAATACGCG GCCGTAA
- the magixb gene encoding membrane-associated guanylate kinase, WW and PDZ domain-containing protein 3 isoform X3 — protein sequence MSKAAVKKLHWRSKVQDSFIPLVGASGDLGVAIGGGADYGEFPFITATPGGGTTVGDIILEIGGTPVLGMTLGDVRGVLNSCPHPIRIKTVSPGSTLCKDLRLYLSKCFTPGSMDCQLQQVIRENLYLRAVPCTTRRPRDGEIAGVDYNFVSIEEFFSLEESGALLESGKFKGNYYGTPRPVHISPDSPPITYQEHRNLLRNFRTRSKSLSNLEKAVEDGENSEEDSGLPAGISRVPMPTHSPGRSQGSIRGSAAGGLDNGVVRSSPRRAASSEAWEMVYDDSGDTYYTDRDSKTSSWLEPRPHSRASAIMEGDLFTKKPGELRGYSVHSRLSKGPRGFGFNIVGGSRPREFLQVYSITPGGPSALKTADILVYINDLCVLGVSHREVVEMLKAVPVGHSVDVVVRRGYPMLYNQDGVLKQPQPDLPMAPPPLPTTTQPQSLLPQPQSHLSLNGIAAHSEEPYFAMQGRRAGRLSLDASGDAPQVFMHHVPPSHPSYANGGGMGRPRSSRRLFHLQGVQDNLASQSDSEVVSAIGSHRASLIRNHNNNSLSAPPPLRHSSAKSSESDLSSYAPTLPVSRLHLPQPEIGLQTPPAPPSSSSITSSPGRRYSSSSGSYHQVRPQPSLLTPPLPAHGQDPSPCRFSFNGRTTSMSSGGGSPVASSPSPGALSGGSGGGLRGRGELVPVALPQQLEAGGGLGFSVTAGGQGGRRTLVKRVWDRRQCPGLQPGDAIVKINGADVQTLSLVQVQRILQEHTQRGEVILLVYRGASPHAPISPASIHRLRPPSSPQLIREDLTPPPDAVVPRTSMTPPPPSLVRTSLVQSTSFLDSVPVTLTMEPRDWQSADEARPSTLSPRVRDVKERERQRQSPLRGFQVELKRKSGEGFGFVIASQDVENGHATSLLPHRFVTVRRGSPAARSGQIRPGDRLEAVDGRSVVRLPHGELAQILRRAGNTLRLTIVPRSSAHASETTDYEPNHRTRKGHRSRPKQDSRYYSVDLERGSTGFGFSLRGGSEYNMGLYVLGLMEGGPASRSHKIQVSDQLVEINGNSTAGMTHSQAVEQIRAAGHTIHLVLKKGNGYVPDYVELSSLSLCMTNSKLGEPCFYVIGRTENTRLVVVPVSSPFFCFSTSLSLLTLKCPAVCCHLDPVPPHFSVIVQLSSLRSPCPACLLSGIKQPNQKSRPGVGSL from the exons ATGTCTAAGGCCGCAGTGAAGAAGCTGCATTGGCGTTCCAAGGTGCAGGATAGCTTCATCCCCTTGGTTGGGGCTTCTGGGGATTTGGGTGTGGCCATAGGGGGCGGGGCCGACTATGGGGAGTTCCCGTTCATCACGGCTACTCCTGGTGGAGGAACGACGGTTGGTGACATCATCCTGGAGATTGGTGGCACCCCAGTGCTGGGTATGACGCTGGGGGACGTTCGAGGTGTTCTCAACTCCTGCCCTCACCCCATCCGAATCAAGACAGTTTCTCCAG GCTCTACACTATGTAAGGACCTGAGGCTTTATCTCAGTAAGTGCTTCACCCCGGGTTCTATGGACTGTCAGCTGCAGCAGGTCATCAGGGAGAACCTCTACCTGCGTGCCGTGCCCT GTACCACCAGACGGCCACGAGACGGGGAGATTGCAGGGGTCGACTACAACTTTGTGTCCATCGAGGAGTTCTTCTCACTAGAGGAGTCTGGGGCTCTGCTGGAGAGTGGCAAGTTCAAAG GCAATTACTACGGCACCCCACGTCCAGTGCACATCAGTCCCGACAGCCCTCCCATCACCTATCAGGAGCACCGCAACCTGCTGAGGAACTTCCGCACTCGCAGCAAGAGCCTGAGCAACCTGGAGAAGGCGGTGGAGGATGGAGAGAACAGTGAGGAGGACTCCGGCCTACCAG CGGGAATAAGCCGAGTGCCCATGCCCACCCACTCCCCCGGTCGGTCTCAGGGCTCTATCAGGGGGAGTGCCGCTGGTGGTTTGGATAACGGGGTTGTTCGGAGCAGCCCGAGGAGAGCGGCTTCTTCAGAGGCCTGGGAGATGGTCTACGACGACTCAGGGGACACGTATTACACAGA TCGCGACTCCAAGACAAGCAGCTGGCTTGAGCCTCGGCCTCATAGCAGAGCAAGTGCAATCATGGAAGGAGACT TGTTCACCAAGAAGCCTGGTGAGTTGAGGGGGTACTCTGTCCACTCCCGCCTGTCCAAGGGTCCCAGGGGCTTCGGCTTCAACATCGTGGGGGGTAGCAGGCCCCGGGAGTTCCTGCAGGTGTACAGCATAACGCCCGGCGGACCATCCGCTCTTAAAACAG CGGATATCCTGGTCTACATCAACGACTTGTGCGTGTTGGGCGTGTCCCACCGAGAAGTGGTAGAGATGCTGAAGGCGGTGCCGGTGGGCCACAGTGTGGACGTTGTAGTACGGCGGGGCTACCCAATGCTCTACAATCAAGATGGCGTCCTAAAGCAGCCCCAGCCGGATCTGCCGATGGCCCCTCCCCCTCTACCCACCACTACCCAGCCCCAGTCTCTCCTGCCCCAACCACAGTCGCACCTCAGCCTGAACGGGATTGCGGCACACAGCGAGGAGCCCTACTTCGCAATGCAAGGTCGACGGGCGGGCCGATTGAGCCTAGACGCCAGTGGTGATGCACCCCAAGTGTTTATGCACCACGTCCCGCCCTCGCACCCTTCCTACGCCAACGGGGGAGGCATGGGCCGTCCACGCTCCTCCAGACGCCTCTTTCATCTCCAGGGGGTCCAGGATAATCTGGCCAGTCAGAGTGACAGTGAGGTGGTCTCTGCCATAGGGTCCCATAg AGCCTCTCTTATCCGCAACCATAACAACAACTCCCTCTCTGCACCTCCACCTCTGCGCCACAGCTCAGCTAAGTCGTCTGAGAGCGACCTCTCCTCCTACGCCCCCACCCTGCCCGTCTCACGCCTGCACCTCCCTCAGCCCGAGATTGGCCTGCAAACGCCACCCGCTCCCCCGTCGtcctcctccatcacctcctcACCCGGCCGGCggtacagcagcagcagtggcagctaCCATCAGGTGAGGCCTCAGCCCTCCTTGTTGACTCCGCCCCTGCCCGCCCACGGGCAGGACCCGTCCCCCTGCCGCTTCAGCTTCAACGGCAGGACGACCAGCATGAGCAGCGGGGGCGGCAGCCCGGTCGCCAGCAGCCCGTCCCCGGGCGCCCTCAGCGGGGGCAGCGGTGGGGGTCTCAGGGGCAGAGGGGAGCTCGTGCCAGTCGCCCTGCCCCAGCAGCTTGAGGCCGGAGGTGGGCTGGGCTTCAGCGTGACGGCCGGGGGACAGGGGGGCAGGAGGACGCTCGTGAAGAGGGTGTGGGACCGCCGCCAGTGCCCAGGCCTGCAGCCCGGCGACGCCATTGTTAAGATCAACGGGGCTGACGTGCAGACCCTCAGCCTCgtccag GTGCAGAGGATCTTGCAGGAACATACTCAGAGAGGTGAAGTGATCCTGCTGGTTTACAGAGGGG CCTCCCCTCATGCCCCAATTTCACCTGCCTCAATACACCGACTCCGCCCTCCGTCGTCCCCCCAACTCATACGTGAAGACCTCACCCCACCCCCAGACGCCGTGGTTCCTCGCACCTCCatgaccccgccccctccatCACTTGTGCGTACTTCACTGGTCCAGAGCACCAGCTTCTTGGACTCGGTGCCCGTTACTCTCACCATGGAGCCACGGGACTGGCAGAGTGCCGATGAGGCCAGACCCTCCACCCTCAGCCCACGGGTCAGGGatgtgaaggagagagagaggcagaggcAGTCACCGCTACGGGGCTTCCAGGTGGAGCTAAAGAGGAAATCTGGAGAGGGGTTCGGCTTCGTCATTGCCTCGCAGGATGTGGAGAACGGCCATG CCACCTCTCTGCTGCCTCATCGGTTCGTGACGGTGCGCAGGGGCAGCCCGGCTGCACGGAGTGGCCAGATCCGGCCGGGCGACCGCCTCGAGGCGGTGGACGGGCGCTCCGTGGTTCGCCTGCCCCATGGAGAGCTCGCCCAGATCCTGCGGCGGGCCGGCAACACGCTGCGCCTCACCATCGTGCCACGCTCCAGCGCAC ACGCTTCAGAGACCACTGACTATGAGCCCAATCACAGAACCAGGAAAGGTCACAGGTCACGACCCAAG caggaCTCCCGGTACTACAGCGTGGATCTGGAACGAGGCTCCACTGGCTTCGGCTTCAGCCTGCGGGGGGGCAGCGAGTACAACATGGGTCTGTATGTGCTGGGCCTGATGGAGGGGGGGCCAGCATCCCGGAGTCACAAGATTCAG GTGAGTGACCAGCTGGTGGAGATCAATGGTAACAGCACTGCAGGAATGACCCACAGTCAGGCGGTGGAGCAGATCCGTGCAGCTGGTCACACCATCCACCTAGTCCTCAAGAAGGGCAATGGCTACGTTCCGGACTATG TGGAGCTGTCCAGCTTATCTCTCTGTATGACCAACTCCAAGCTAGGCGAGCCTTGCTTCTATGTCATCGGTCGGACCGAGAATACGCGGTTGGTAGTTGTTCCTGTTAgttctccatttttttgtttctctacATCTCTCTCCTTGCTAACTTTAAAATGTCCAGCTGTTTGTTGCCACCTGGATCCTGTCCCCCCACACTTCAGTGTCATTGTCCAGCTATCCTCCCTTCGAAGTCCTTGTCCTGCATGTCTGTTGTCTGGGATTAAGCAACCCAACCAAAAGTCTAGACCAGGGGTCGGCagcctttaa